Below is a window of Hyphomonas neptunium ATCC 15444 DNA.
GGCCGAGCCTTGGGTGAAGTACAAAAATGATGTTGACGGCGCCGCTGTCGGCGTTCGCGCGGGCATCAATCTTGCGGCCATCTTCGGCATCATCGCCCAGCCAATCATTCCGGATGCGGCAAAGAAGATTCTCGATGCCCTGGGCATCCCGGAAGAAAATCGCAAGATGCCGGCAGGCTCAAAGCCCGAAGACTTCGCCGCCCTGCTCGATGCAATCCCGCGCGGCCATGCAATCTCGCCACCAGACGTTCTCTTCCAGAAGATCGAGGATAGCCAGGTTGAAGAATGGACCGCCCAGTTCGGCGGTGGTAAGGAGTAAGCCCATGCCCAAAGCGCGATCAGGAGGCTGCCAGTGCGGGCGCATCCGGTTTCGCGCCGAAAGCCTGAGGGACAACTCGCATGTCTGTCATTGCCGGATGTGCCAGAAGGCAACGGGCAATTTCTTTGCCGCGCTCGTAGGCGTGCCGTACACTGATTTCCAGTGGACACGCGGGACACCGGCAGAATTTAATAGCTCCGAAAAGGCCCGGCGCGGCTTCTGCCGGGATTGCGGCACACCGCTTTACTACCGCCACGAAGACAACCAGCACATCTCGATGAGCATCGGCGCCTTCGACGATCCAGCCTCAATCCCGCTAAACTTTCAGCTCGGCATGGAAGGGCGCCTTCCTCAGATGGACCAGTTCGAAGTCCTCGACGATTTCGGCAGCACAGAAGACGACATGCCCGAGGAAGCCGCGCGCATCCGCGCCAGCAACAACCAGCATCCCGATCAGGACACGGAAGACTGGACGCCGAAAGCTTAGTCCTTCCGG
It encodes the following:
- a CDS encoding GFA family protein; amino-acid sequence: MPKARSGGCQCGRIRFRAESLRDNSHVCHCRMCQKATGNFFAALVGVPYTDFQWTRGTPAEFNSSEKARRGFCRDCGTPLYYRHEDNQHISMSIGAFDDPASIPLNFQLGMEGRLPQMDQFEVLDDFGSTEDDMPEEAARIRASNNQHPDQDTEDWTPKA